In Manduca sexta isolate Smith_Timp_Sample1 unplaced genomic scaffold, JHU_Msex_v1.0 HiC_scaffold_1414, whole genome shotgun sequence, the genomic window aaaaaaaaatcactattaGGAGGCTACATACTTCTGAACGCTATGAGGGTATTTTTATCCCAGGGAAAATTTAAAGCTGGTCGTCTACCCTGGAAAACatttcacgcgggtggagccgcgagtaaaagttaggatcaaataaatgttaataaccGGCTCCAAAATTCCTTATCCCACTTCTAGAAGACCTAAATTTAATCTCTAACAAtgaattgttacaaaatatttatcttgatataaatattatttatatttgaaatattatgataatttaattaacatatttcgTTAAGTCGTAGTTAAGTTTTATTCAACGTTTTATACGATGGCAATTAGGGTTTAGTATCAATAATGGTTCGAACAAACCAGCTATAACGGTTTAGTAGTAAGTAATTTACCTATTTGCGACGAACTTCGCTTAAATGTTATCTTACAAagtttaaagattaaaaatgtGACTTCACTTGTCTACCTTTTCTCGATAACATGCAATGTATGTTGATAcctcataaattaaaaattgctgTATAAAAGTTGCTGCCAGTAAACAGAGTTAAACACTGTTTGATAGATTTTCCTCGAAactattagaatttatattttgcaaagttTCTGAAACTAAAACTCGAGTTAATTAGTtcttaaagttttattataagagTCTTATCGGAAGTTATACGTGCAGTTTAAGAGGCATTCCGGAATATTATGGCGTTATTTGGtgacaatattatgatatactGTAAAGGTTGTAAggtattatattctattatctATTGTTACAATGTTTAAGCTCTTTATTTTGTCTCTATTACACGCTCTTACCTTGTTAGTTTGTGAATAGATGTGGACTGTGAACTCAAcaattctgtttttaatttccAGGGCAATATTGTTTGAGTTTTAAAGCCATTACCCGCGACTGAATGAATAGTGGCTTGCACAACAGACATCCATTACTAAGAGGCccattattctaaaatattaagctgaagacaaaaaatgtaatgcttgtttttatcataatttaaccGCAGCAAAGAGGTAAAATTGAGGACGGGGTCAATGTGCGGTTAGACGAAAATATTACTTCCAATTCTGTTTTTTTGTCTTCACAGTCATCTGCTGATCTCAACCCTTTGGGATAAAAACCCagacaaatcattttaaaaaaaaccacAGAAGGTGTCGCCGAATCTAGTAATCCATCACTAGATAGTTCTAccaaaccaaaaatatataatattttaggataCTATGTACCACATGTAGACATTCATCTTATATTGCAgggattttgttaattattagtATAACTATGTACAAATGACGTGCATGTGTGCCTGCAAAGgttaatttaatgaataaatatctattacatatattaatatctttcaatatttttatcatttaggtCCCATGTCTCCTAGATGGAGCAGAAGTCTTCAGTGACTACATTTCGAACTGTCTTGAGCTTCAAGTTCGATTTCGCTCTAAATTTTCCCAATAGTTTTTGCTTCGTCGATCGCAGTGCATCGACATGTTTGTTTGGGACAGCCACGTTAGCGTTTTATTATCGCCATTCTTCCGCTCCCCAGATTTAAGAATAGCATccataacatatattttttctgcgggacaaaacaaaagaataataaaataccacagatatttttataagtgcgTATATTTAAAATGGCATCTCTGCggcgaaatattaaaatgaatattcctTTATGGTACCTGTAATTATGCCAACCTGCCTTACTGGATGTACACTGCTTGAATCCAGAATGCGCATCTGGCCGGAAGAAGCCTTTATGACGACTGTACAtagtgaaataaaagaaaaagattcTACTTTCGCACTATGCTACCGAACAATAAAAGATGCTTTCTAAATGCTGGACAATTTCTGTAAGTTGCTTCTTTATTTGCAGAGTAACTAAAACAATAGTACACGCTGTATatgtacatgttttttttatgtacatacaaagAATGTATGTTACCGATGTTACTCTTATTATTAATCACAGTAGGATATTATTGTGCCATCTGATGGTCAGCGTATTAATTATAAACGGccaaaatccaataaaaaaaaagacgcaaataaatttgtgtcttataatgttaacattatgtatctttataaatataagtcttTGCAAAGGGCAGAGGTCATGGAGTGtcgaaataaactaaattcaatTACAGCGTGCTTGGGACCCAAAATGATAGGTCGCTATTAACCGTGTTTACTTTGTGAAATTATATTGACCTGTTCATTCGTTGTATTTTTTCTACTTTGATTTAGCTTCgcgcttaatttttatttaacgagtccatttaacaatacaatatagaataaaataatggaattttattttcattccagATTACTCCTCTGCTATCCTGCTGACTGTGATCCACGCATGACGAAACATGGCCAACGGAGGCAACAATACCACATTATATAGTGACCTACTCTTCACAAGCGATCTCACGTTGCACCAAGACTTTTCTGTCGACGGGAGCATATACACTAATCACCAAGTCGTATGGCCAATAGAGAAATGTATAGACGAGCATCTCATCAACGACTCCAATATTGACATATCCAAAATGTACATGTATAATGGATCTCTTGTTTCATGTTTGGAACACGCTCCTATTCTCACTAAAAGTACTGTAATCAGAGCCAGTGTACTCTCAGCGATGGCCATTTTATCCTTCTTCGGTAATTTGGCCACGATTATCAGCATACAAAGGGGCAAGAGGGGGCGAGGGAGAGCGAGGCCATCTTGGACTGCAATATACAGCTTGATATTCCAACTGAGTATAGCAGATTTGTTGgtgacaatattttgtatagccGGAGAAGCGGCATGGTCGTTCACAGTGCAGTGGTATGCGGGAAATATagcatgcaaaatatttaaatttctgcaAATGTTTGCGCTGTACCAAAGCACATTTATACTAGTTCTGATAGGAGTGGACAGATGGCTTGCTGTAAAATATCCTATGAAAAGTATGGCTACGGCAACTAGGAGTGGAAGGCTCGTCGTCATTGCTTGGGTGTTGAGTGTGGTACTAAGCATTCCGCAggtaataatttacatatttccataaattttaaagtaaactaaataaagttattaacgCCAAGACGTTTACTCGAGAGAATGTCACGATGTGTTTGCAGAAGCAATTAAAAGTTGAAACTACTAAAGATGAATGAAAGGTGAACCGTTTAACCTTTTGGGAATACATTTGTggtttaaatataatcttagagGCAGGTTTGTAAAAGTTATCTaaagaatactttttatatacagTAGCAGTTTAAAACATCACTTTCGGTTAAATTTCAACTTTAAGTGATAAATCAATAACAT contains:
- the LOC119191370 gene encoding gonadotropin-releasing hormone receptor-like, with protein sequence MANGGNNTTLYSDLLFTSDLTLHQDFSVDGSIYTNHQVVWPIEKCIDEHLINDSNIDISKMYMYNGSLVSCLEHAPILTKSTVIRASVLSAMAILSFFGNLATIISIQRGKRGRGRARPSWTAIYSLIFQLSIADLLVTIFCIAGEAAWSFTVQWYAGNIACKIFKFLQMFALYQSTFILVLIGVDRWLAVKYPMKSMATATRSGRLVVIAWVLSVVLSIPQTVVFRVAKGPFVEEFYQCVTHGFYTERWQEQAYTTLSLVFMFVLPLVILISTYVSTVRTIAREYI